The Devosia sp. MC521 genome has a segment encoding these proteins:
- a CDS encoding ubiquinol-cytochrome C chaperone family protein: MIMSLFRKNSATEPVYAIYNAIVAQSRQPIFYAEWGVADTVTGRFDMISLHMALLFRRLRAGSESDKAFSQAVFDLFFKDMDRSLREMGVTDIGIPKKIQKMGNIFFGLLAALNTAIDSGDKEALKAVLARNVYDQPTDEHVSGLATYVLAQDQALVAQSTSDITDGKLTFGA, from the coding sequence ATGATTATGTCCTTGTTTCGCAAGAACTCCGCTACAGAGCCAGTTTATGCGATTTATAACGCCATTGTGGCGCAATCCCGGCAGCCTATTTTCTATGCCGAATGGGGTGTAGCTGACACAGTTACTGGCCGTTTCGACATGATCAGCCTTCACATGGCCCTGCTTTTTCGCCGTCTGCGCGCGGGCAGCGAATCTGACAAGGCGTTTAGCCAAGCCGTATTCGATCTCTTCTTCAAGGATATGGATCGCTCGCTGCGCGAAATGGGCGTGACGGATATCGGTATTCCGAAGAAAATTCAGAAGATGGGCAACATCTTCTTTGGGCTCTTGGCAGCCCTTAATACCGCCATCGATAGCGGCGATAAGGAAGCCTTGAAGGCCGTTCTTGCCCGCAACGTTTATGACCAGCCGACCGACGAACATGTCTCGGGTCTTGCGACTTATGTGTTGGCACAAGACCAAGCACTGGTGGCGCAGAGCACCTCAGACATAACCGACGGTAAGCTGACTTTTGGAGCCTAA
- the glyA gene encoding serine hydroxymethyltransferase produces the protein MSAANLFPNFFTNSVAETDPELAAAMGQELGRQQHEIELIASENIVSRAVLEAQGSVLTNKYAEGYPGKRYYGGCEYVDVAESLAIERAKQLFGVEYANVQPNSGSQANQGVYQALVQPGDTILGMSLDAGGHLTHGAKPNQSGKWFNAIQYGLRQQDGYVDMDQVRSLAREHKPKMIVAGFSAYSRVMDWAEFRAIADEVGALLFVDMAHVAGLVAGGQYPSPFPHAHVATTTTHKTLRGPRGGLILTNDEAIAKKINSAIFPGIQGGPLMHVIAGKAVAFKEALQPEFKQYAAQVVANAKVLADTLVKGGVEIVSGGTDNHLMLVDLRPKGLTGKATEAALGRAYITCNKNAVPFDPEKPAITSGIRLGTPAGTTRGFGEAEFREVGELIIEVLDGLKTNGEDNNGAVEAAVREKVKALTARFPIYS, from the coding sequence ATGAGCGCTGCAAATCTGTTTCCAAACTTCTTCACCAATTCCGTTGCCGAGACCGATCCGGAACTCGCCGCAGCAATGGGTCAGGAACTCGGACGTCAACAGCATGAAATCGAACTGATCGCGTCCGAGAACATTGTCTCGCGCGCTGTGCTCGAAGCACAGGGTTCGGTTCTGACCAACAAGTATGCCGAAGGCTATCCGGGCAAGCGCTACTACGGCGGCTGCGAATATGTGGACGTGGCGGAAAGCCTTGCCATCGAACGCGCAAAGCAACTGTTCGGTGTTGAATACGCCAACGTTCAGCCGAACTCCGGTTCGCAGGCGAACCAGGGCGTCTATCAGGCGCTGGTACAGCCAGGCGATACTATTCTGGGCATGTCGCTCGACGCTGGTGGTCACCTGACCCACGGCGCCAAGCCAAACCAGTCTGGCAAGTGGTTCAACGCTATTCAGTACGGCCTGCGTCAGCAGGACGGCTATGTAGACATGGATCAGGTGCGTTCGCTGGCTCGAGAGCACAAGCCAAAGATGATTGTCGCAGGCTTCTCGGCCTATTCGCGCGTCATGGACTGGGCTGAATTCCGCGCAATCGCTGACGAAGTCGGCGCGCTGCTTTTCGTCGATATGGCGCACGTTGCAGGCCTCGTGGCCGGTGGCCAGTACCCAAGCCCATTCCCACATGCGCACGTCGCGACCACCACCACCCACAAGACCCTGCGCGGCCCACGCGGTGGTCTGATCCTGACCAATGACGAAGCGATCGCGAAGAAGATCAATTCGGCCATTTTCCCAGGCATTCAGGGCGGCCCGCTGATGCATGTGATTGCTGGTAAGGCAGTTGCGTTCAAGGAAGCTCTGCAGCCTGAATTCAAGCAGTACGCGGCGCAAGTTGTTGCTAACGCTAAGGTGCTCGCTGATACCCTCGTAAAGGGTGGTGTTGAGATCGTCTCCGGCGGTACGGACAACCACTTGATGCTGGTTGACCTTCGTCCGAAGGGCCTGACCGGTAAGGCAACAGAAGCTGCCCTCGGCCGTGCTTACATCACCTGCAATAAGAACGCTGTGCCGTTCGATCCTGAAAAGCCAGCGATCACCTCCGGTATTCGTCTCGGCACTCCAGCGGGCACGACCCGTGGTTTTGGCGAGGCTGAATTCCGCGAAGTTGGTGAGCTCATTATCGAAGTTCTCGATGGTCTCAAGACCAACGGCGAAGACAACAACGGCGCTGTAGAAGCGGCTGTGCGCGAGAAGGTGAAAGCCCTGACCGCACGCTTCCCGATCTACAGCTAA
- a CDS encoding integration host factor subunit alpha has translation MSQKTITRADLAEAVYGSVGLSRTESAELVERVLELVSDALVVGSHVKLSSFGSFHVRSKNERIGRNPKTGEEVPILPRQVLVFKPSNVLKSKINKSMVSSAE, from the coding sequence ATGTCGCAGAAGACTATTACGCGCGCCGATTTGGCCGAAGCAGTTTATGGTTCTGTGGGTCTATCTCGGACGGAATCTGCTGAGCTTGTCGAACGAGTGCTTGAGCTGGTCTCAGACGCTTTGGTTGTCGGTTCTCACGTCAAATTATCGTCCTTTGGGTCGTTCCACGTGCGTTCGAAGAACGAGCGTATCGGACGTAATCCTAAGACGGGCGAGGAGGTTCCGATTTTGCCTCGGCAGGTTCTTGTGTTCAAACCGAGCAACGTGTTGAAGTCCAAGATCAACAAGTCTATGGTTTCCTCTGCAGAGTAA
- the nrdR gene encoding transcriptional regulator NrdR has translation MRCPYCSNDDTQVKDSRPTEDSGAIRRRRVCNACGGRFTTFERVQLRDLTVVKKSGRKVPFDRDKLARSVNTALRKRAVEPERAERMISGIVRQLESLGDMEVTSDQIGEYVMEGLKGLDDVAFVRFASVYKNFSAADDFRNFLAELAQDKTVLSEDD, from the coding sequence ATGCGCTGCCCCTATTGCAGCAATGACGACACGCAGGTGAAGGATAGCCGCCCGACGGAAGATTCGGGCGCTATTCGGCGTCGCCGCGTGTGCAACGCTTGCGGGGGGCGTTTTACGACCTTCGAGCGCGTGCAGCTTCGTGACCTAACTGTCGTGAAAAAGAGCGGACGAAAAGTCCCGTTTGATCGGGATAAACTCGCCCGCTCTGTTAACACGGCCTTGCGTAAGCGCGCTGTAGAACCAGAGCGCGCAGAGCGCATGATCTCCGGTATCGTCCGTCAGCTGGAAAGCTTGGGCGATATGGAGGTCACCTCTGACCAAATTGGCGAATATGTGATGGAAGGCCTCAAAGGGCTCGACGATGTCGCATTTGTTCGCTTCGCGAGTGTGTATAAGAACTTCTCTGCGGCGGACGACTTCCGTAACTTCCTAGCCGAACTTGCTCAGGACAAAACCGTCCTGAGTGAAGATGACTGA
- the nusB gene encoding transcription antitermination factor NusB: protein MTDHPKRDPGAVRPANQRGAARLAAVQALYQMDIGRATLEDTLAQFGAFHLGREIEGEQYLPADADFFRQIVSGVAKHQLQVDPTVDKALAEGWPIGRVDATLRAILRAAAFELLFRKDIPARVVITEYVDVARAFYEDDAAGLVNGALDKIARDAGSEL from the coding sequence ATGACCGACCATCCAAAACGTGATCCCGGCGCTGTGCGCCCCGCTAATCAGCGTGGTGCTGCGCGCCTTGCCGCCGTTCAGGCGCTCTATCAGATGGATATTGGCCGCGCGACGCTGGAAGACACGCTCGCACAGTTCGGCGCCTTCCATCTCGGCCGTGAAATCGAAGGCGAGCAGTATCTACCCGCTGACGCCGATTTCTTCCGCCAGATCGTGTCCGGTGTTGCTAAGCACCAGCTCCAAGTTGACCCGACGGTCGACAAAGCGCTGGCAGAAGGCTGGCCGATTGGGCGTGTAGACGCGACCCTGCGCGCTATTTTGCGCGCCGCTGCCTTTGAGTTGCTGTTCCGCAAGGACATTCCGGCACGCGTCGTCATCACTGAATATGTTGATGTTGCACGCGCGTTCTATGAGGACGATGCAGCGGGCCTCGTGAATGGCGCTCTCGACAAGATCGCCCGAGACGCCGGTTCCGAGCTCTAA
- a CDS encoding acyltransferase family protein, with product MGQTTADRHAGADLLRLVAFCAVVCIHAYGAFPEGDPMRDILRDLSRFAVPSVFILAGYFSAKIVPVRKLWQRVAWPLVFWLAFYNLRPSAFVGDPVTLVERVLLVAWTGGAGYHLWYLPALLVGGAIVFAGLSSMGFAATAVLTTVLYATGMSLGVYSALLTGEVFPIYWMRSGLFFAPLFFLIGVSLKRDPRWMQLSTCWWLLVCLLGLVLHVVEKYRLRGANFSDNEYSTGTLFWAVGVGVVFLRISRPTSPILSALAQASFGAYLVHVFILRRVEEYFPHWNPYTQIIVVIAVSLGLAMAYRYGLAWAQSQRPRKQKKPRKIRGLNSFLESELERGEDRVDEGRILTERWGAAGFDVDRAAIL from the coding sequence ATGGGACAGACAACCGCAGACAGACATGCGGGGGCGGATTTACTCCGCCTCGTCGCCTTCTGCGCGGTTGTTTGCATTCACGCCTATGGGGCTTTTCCCGAAGGCGATCCGATGCGCGATATACTGCGCGACCTGTCGCGCTTCGCCGTGCCAAGCGTTTTCATCCTTGCTGGATACTTCAGCGCCAAGATCGTCCCTGTTCGCAAGCTCTGGCAGCGCGTGGCATGGCCGCTCGTGTTCTGGCTCGCGTTCTATAACTTGCGCCCCAGTGCCTTTGTGGGCGACCCCGTCACGCTCGTGGAGCGAGTTCTGCTCGTCGCGTGGACCGGAGGGGCGGGATATCATCTGTGGTATTTGCCGGCCTTGCTCGTCGGCGGGGCGATCGTATTCGCTGGTTTGTCGAGCATGGGCTTTGCCGCAACCGCGGTACTGACGACTGTTTTATACGCAACGGGCATGTCGCTAGGCGTATATAGCGCGCTGCTGACTGGCGAAGTTTTTCCGATCTATTGGATGCGCAGCGGACTGTTCTTCGCGCCGCTATTCTTCCTGATTGGTGTCAGCCTGAAGCGCGATCCAAGGTGGATGCAACTCTCGACATGCTGGTGGCTCCTCGTGTGTCTTCTGGGGCTCGTGCTGCACGTGGTTGAGAAGTACAGGCTTCGAGGGGCAAACTTCTCGGACAACGAGTACTCAACTGGCACGCTGTTCTGGGCCGTGGGGGTAGGCGTTGTATTCCTACGTATCAGTAGGCCGACTTCGCCCATTCTGTCGGCACTCGCGCAAGCCAGTTTCGGAGCCTATCTGGTCCACGTCTTCATCCTAAGGCGGGTTGAGGAGTACTTCCCGCACTGGAATCCATACACGCAGATCATTGTGGTGATCGCGGTGTCGTTAGGCCTTGCAATGGCTTATCGGTATGGCCTCGCTTGGGCACAATCACAGCGGCCAAGAAAACAAAAAAAGCCTCGGAAAATCCGAGGCTTAAATTCGTTTCTGGAATCAGAATTAGAACGAGGAGAGGATCGAGTCGATGAAGGTCGCATCCTGACCGAAAGATGGGGTGCGGCGGGTTTCGATGTCGACCGCGCGGCCATCCTGTAG
- a CDS encoding DMT family transporter, whose translation MNQISSPTRNAAVGAMFMLAASLAFAGSNTLQSVLPWQFNMSSTGMAFWQYVIASLLALPLIMRIGLQNLRTRHPMLHELRAFVSALGVHVFVYGFASGVPIWQMVTLLATGPLFIIMGSYFFLGERVSAARLGAAIVGFIGAVIVSGVGSEGFSAQTLIPIFAAALWAGTDIITKHLAREESPETLTISLLLLVTPNHLAILLIVNALGWLAPTVLPAGLATGFPFALPEGFGLVLLLLLGALTAAANYLLAFAYRNADATYLQPFGDLKVPLGGLIGWIALGQVPSGYFWIGALLIVGASVFIYWVERDSTPNRLQTA comes from the coding sequence ATGAACCAGATTTCCTCCCCGACCCGAAATGCTGCCGTCGGCGCGATGTTTATGCTCGCTGCCTCGCTTGCTTTCGCAGGATCAAACACGCTTCAGTCTGTGCTGCCTTGGCAGTTTAACATGAGCTCCACAGGCATGGCATTCTGGCAATATGTCATTGCCTCCCTGCTCGCCCTACCGCTGATCATGCGCATTGGCCTGCAAAACCTCAGAACACGACACCCAATGTTACACGAGCTTCGCGCGTTTGTGTCGGCACTGGGCGTGCACGTGTTCGTTTACGGCTTCGCCTCCGGCGTACCGATCTGGCAAATGGTGACGTTACTTGCAACCGGCCCCCTCTTTATCATTATGGGCTCGTACTTCTTTCTCGGGGAACGCGTCTCTGCTGCCCGCCTTGGCGCGGCAATCGTGGGCTTTATCGGCGCAGTCATCGTCTCGGGCGTTGGCAGCGAAGGCTTCTCCGCACAAACACTGATACCCATTTTCGCTGCAGCCCTGTGGGCCGGTACAGATATTATCACTAAACACCTCGCCCGCGAGGAGAGCCCCGAAACGCTTACCATTTCGCTTCTGCTGCTGGTGACGCCCAACCATCTGGCAATCTTACTGATCGTCAATGCTCTCGGCTGGCTTGCCCCGACAGTGCTCCCTGCGGGACTGGCCACTGGCTTCCCGTTTGCATTGCCTGAAGGTTTTGGCCTGGTCCTGCTTTTGCTGCTCGGCGCACTCACCGCTGCAGCGAACTATCTGCTAGCCTTTGCCTATCGCAATGCAGACGCTACCTATCTGCAGCCTTTTGGAGACCTCAAGGTGCCGCTTGGCGGATTGATCGGCTGGATCGCTCTAGGACAAGTGCCGTCTGGCTACTTCTGGATTGGCGCCCTTTTGATTGTTGGCGCATCGGTGTTTATCTATTGGGTCGAACGCGACAGCACCCCAAACAGACTACAAACAGCGTAA
- the plsX gene encoding phosphate acyltransferase PlsX: MNDTITISVDAMGGDNAPRAVLHGAYLALKERKNTRFIFHGIEEQVAPLLEEFPALKAASTLIPCETVIAMDEKPSQALRKGRGTSSMWKAIQSVKDGEADVAISGGNTGALMAMSTFCLRPMEGISRPGIAAIWPTVRSDIIVLDMGATIGADAQQLVDYAILGSALARALFDSENPTVGLLNVGTEEVKGLDSIKDAGKILAQASGNGFTYHGFVEGDDIGKGTVDVVVTEGFVGNIALKTAEGTARQVAAYLKQSLTANLMSKIGALFASSALRALKRKMDPRTVNGGVFLGLNGVVIKSHGGTDEVGYKSALGLAYDMARNRLMDKVGDTLQRFPINKTETSLPTETEA; this comes from the coding sequence ATGAACGATACTATAACTATTTCCGTGGACGCTATGGGCGGCGATAACGCGCCCCGCGCGGTCCTCCACGGTGCCTATCTGGCGCTGAAAGAGCGCAAGAACACGCGTTTTATTTTCCACGGCATTGAGGAGCAGGTTGCTCCGCTCCTTGAAGAATTTCCTGCGCTTAAAGCCGCCTCGACGCTCATTCCGTGCGAAACCGTGATCGCGATGGACGAAAAGCCAAGCCAGGCTCTGCGCAAGGGGCGCGGTACGTCGTCCATGTGGAAGGCAATTCAGTCTGTTAAGGACGGCGAAGCCGATGTTGCCATTTCAGGTGGTAACACCGGTGCTCTTATGGCCATGTCGACCTTCTGCTTGCGGCCGATGGAAGGGATTTCCCGTCCTGGTATTGCAGCTATTTGGCCGACTGTGCGCTCGGACATCATCGTTCTCGACATGGGCGCGACCATCGGCGCTGACGCTCAGCAGCTGGTGGACTACGCCATTCTGGGTTCGGCACTAGCGCGTGCACTGTTTGATTCCGAAAATCCGACAGTGGGCCTGCTCAACGTTGGCACTGAAGAGGTGAAGGGCCTGGATTCTATCAAGGATGCTGGCAAAATCCTCGCTCAGGCGAGCGGCAATGGCTTCACCTATCATGGCTTCGTTGAAGGCGATGATATCGGCAAGGGCACCGTCGACGTTGTCGTCACCGAAGGCTTTGTTGGCAATATTGCGCTTAAAACTGCTGAAGGTACTGCCCGTCAGGTCGCTGCCTATCTCAAGCAGTCTCTGACCGCCAATTTGATGAGCAAGATTGGGGCGCTATTCGCGTCCTCTGCCTTGCGCGCTCTCAAGCGCAAAATGGATCCACGTACCGTCAATGGCGGTGTGTTCCTCGGCCTTAACGGCGTGGTCATCAAATCGCACGGCGGCACTGACGAAGTCGGCTACAAGAGTGCTCTCGGCCTTGCCTATGACATGGCGCGCAATCGCCTGATGGACAAGGTTGGCGATACCTTGCAGCGCTTCCCCATTAACAAGACAGAGACCTCTCTGCCTACAGAAACCGAGGCATAA
- a CDS encoding YceD family protein, with the protein MTIQDEPIFDAIVRLDKLPASGRSVNVNADEAQRAAIAESLKILAVDRFVAELTVVPLRGGLRAQGFVDAVVQQASIISQDPVEEKLREPIDRVFLPAAKGEKPAAPGSEVFIDLEDDEFPDHIDGSEVDLSALMLETLALALDPYPRLPGETVESLNLQNEGEENPFAKLAALKKDADKS; encoded by the coding sequence ATGACTATCCAAGACGAGCCAATTTTCGACGCCATTGTGCGTCTTGATAAGCTCCCAGCGTCTGGTCGTTCCGTTAACGTCAACGCCGACGAAGCGCAGCGCGCTGCAATTGCTGAGTCGCTAAAAATACTCGCCGTTGATCGTTTTGTTGCCGAGCTGACCGTTGTGCCATTGCGCGGCGGGTTACGCGCGCAGGGTTTTGTGGACGCAGTAGTCCAGCAAGCCTCGATCATCAGCCAGGATCCGGTTGAAGAAAAGCTGCGTGAGCCTATCGATCGTGTGTTTTTGCCTGCAGCTAAGGGTGAAAAACCTGCTGCGCCAGGCTCGGAAGTGTTCATCGACCTTGAAGATGACGAATTTCCAGATCACATCGATGGCTCTGAGGTCGATTTGAGCGCTTTGATGCTTGAAACTCTTGCACTTGCGCTCGATCCCTATCCGCGTCTCCCGGGTGAAACCGTCGAGAGCTTAAACTTGCAGAACGAAGGGGAAGAAAATCCCTTTGCTAAGCTCGCAGCCTTGAAGAAGGACGCAGACAAGTCCTAG
- the bamE gene encoding outer membrane protein assembly factor BamE codes for MSLRLAKASVVATILAVALAGCSSSTALVTQRTQGYVIPSTALQQIRPGQSQQTVQLVLGSPQSTNTFGDQTAWYYVETKVNQTSFGFTQIKERTVLAVYFDKSKKVSERAVYSLQDGRAVDIETRRTPSFGQDATFIDSILSSF; via the coding sequence ATGAGCCTGCGTCTTGCAAAAGCCTCCGTTGTCGCGACCATTCTGGCCGTTGCGCTAGCTGGTTGCAGTAGCAGCACTGCTCTGGTGACACAGCGCACCCAAGGGTACGTCATCCCAAGCACTGCGCTGCAGCAGATCCGTCCGGGTCAAAGTCAGCAGACGGTACAGTTGGTTCTGGGGTCGCCACAGTCGACCAACACATTCGGTGACCAGACCGCTTGGTACTATGTCGAGACCAAGGTGAACCAAACCTCGTTTGGCTTCACGCAGATCAAGGAACGTACGGTTCTGGCGGTCTATTTCGACAAGAGCAAGAAAGTCAGCGAGCGCGCTGTCTACTCGCTACAGGATGGCCGCGCGGTCGACATCGAAACCCGCCGCACCCCATCTTTCGGTCAGGATGCGACCTTCATCGACTCGATCCTCTCCTCGTTCTAA
- a CDS encoding MerR family transcriptional regulator, whose protein sequence is MDKSPDAFRTISEAAEELDLPQHVLRFWETRFATIKPLKRGGGRRYYRPEDVMLLRGIRHLLYDQGFTIKGVQKILKDQGPRYVIAVGEGKGLDEILPLIEEAEAAGDAAELEEAVLSASPELDEDSRNKLSEVLRELLECKRILERAREH, encoded by the coding sequence TTGGATAAGTCGCCCGACGCGTTCCGCACGATTTCGGAGGCAGCTGAAGAGCTGGATCTACCGCAGCACGTACTGCGGTTCTGGGAAACTCGGTTTGCTACCATCAAGCCTCTAAAGCGAGGTGGTGGCAGGCGATACTACCGGCCGGAAGATGTGATGCTTTTACGCGGCATCCGCCATTTGCTCTACGATCAAGGGTTTACCATCAAAGGCGTCCAGAAGATCCTCAAGGATCAAGGGCCGCGCTATGTCATCGCCGTAGGCGAGGGGAAAGGGCTTGATGAGATACTGCCACTGATTGAAGAGGCGGAAGCTGCGGGAGATGCAGCTGAGCTTGAAGAAGCCGTGCTGTCGGCTAGCCCTGAGCTCGATGAAGATTCGCGCAATAAGCTTTCAGAGGTTCTGCGCGAACTGCTCGAGTGCAAGCGTATCCTAGAGCGGGCTCGCGAACACTAA
- a CDS encoding beta-ketoacyl-ACP synthase III, whose amino-acid sequence MTRVRSIIRGVGSYLPANAVTNEDLAKRVDTSDEWIQQRVGIKKRHIAAEGEFTSDLATAAARAALDNAGLTPDDIDLIIVATTTPDYTFPSAASLVQMKLGMSHGFSFDIQAVCSGFVYAVTTADTYIKSGMAKRVLVIGAETFSRLLDWNDRTTCVLFGDGAGAIVLERVELAEGEPERGILASALRSDGKHWDKLYVDGGPSTTGTTGHVRMQGPEVFRHAVGKITDVVYATLEQAGYTTDDLDWFVPHQANKRIIDGAGAKLGLAPEKVVTTVDQHANTSAASVPLALSVAVADGRIKPGDLVMLEAMGGGFTWGASLIRW is encoded by the coding sequence GTGACCAGAGTACGATCCATCATCCGCGGTGTGGGCAGCTATCTGCCTGCAAACGCTGTCACGAACGAAGATCTCGCTAAGCGTGTGGACACTTCGGACGAGTGGATTCAGCAGCGCGTTGGTATCAAGAAGCGCCACATTGCAGCGGAAGGTGAGTTTACATCTGACCTCGCCACCGCGGCAGCACGTGCGGCGCTCGACAATGCAGGGCTCACGCCTGACGATATCGACCTGATCATCGTCGCGACCACCACGCCTGACTATACGTTTCCATCGGCGGCCTCGCTGGTGCAGATGAAGTTGGGCATGAGCCACGGCTTTTCATTCGATATCCAGGCCGTGTGTTCCGGCTTTGTCTATGCGGTGACAACCGCTGACACCTATATCAAGTCGGGCATGGCCAAGCGTGTTCTGGTTATAGGCGCGGAAACCTTCTCCCGCCTCCTCGACTGGAATGATCGCACCACCTGCGTCCTCTTCGGGGATGGGGCAGGGGCTATCGTACTGGAGCGCGTCGAATTGGCTGAGGGCGAGCCAGAGCGTGGTATCCTAGCGTCTGCTCTGCGTTCGGATGGCAAGCACTGGGACAAGCTTTACGTCGACGGTGGGCCATCGACGACAGGCACCACTGGCCACGTGCGCATGCAGGGTCCGGAAGTGTTCCGCCATGCCGTGGGCAAGATCACCGACGTTGTGTACGCAACATTGGAACAGGCCGGCTACACGACTGATGACCTTGATTGGTTTGTGCCGCACCAGGCCAACAAGCGGATTATCGACGGCGCTGGGGCCAAGCTTGGTCTGGCGCCAGAGAAGGTCGTGACCACTGTTGATCAACACGCCAATACTTCTGCTGCGTCTGTGCCGCTCGCATTGAGTGTCGCTGTCGCAGACGGCCGTATTAAGCCGGGTGATCTGGTGATGCTCGAAGCAATGGGTGGCGGATTTACTTGGGGCGCTTCGCTCATTCGCTGGTAA